The region TTGCAGATTTTACAAGTTGTGACCTCATATTATTTGACAACAGGGATATCAAAAGATTCATCTGCGTAAGTCCATTCTTCACCAAAAATAAACCTATCTGTATAAAGATAAAAATGGACCAATAGGAGGTTTTACAAATGAGCGTTGCCAGTTTAGATGTTTTACATAGGCTTGAATCTGATTCTTTCGGAGAAATTGAAGTCCCGATTGATCGCTATTGGGGCGCTCAGACACAAAGATCATTTGAAAATTTCAAAATTGGGACTGAAAAAATGCCGCGGCCAGTGATTGAAGCCTTTGGTATTCAAAAGAAAGCCTCAGCTCTTGCCAATATGAAATTAGGTGAGCTTGATAAAGAAAAGGGCGATGCGATTGTAAAGGCTGCTGAAGAAGTGATTTCAGGACGTTTAGATCAGCATTTTCCATTGGTGGTGTGGCAAACAGGGTCAGGGACTCAAAGCAATATGAATGCCAATGAGGTGATTTCAAACCGAGCCATTGAATTGCTTGGTGGTAAAATTGGCTCAAAAAAACCAGTTCACCCAAATGATGATGTCAATATGGGGCAATCAAGTAACGATTCTTTCCCAACCGTCATGCATATAGCAACAGTGATTGAGATCCACAAGAGACTCTTGCCTGCTTTGGATAATATGGAAGAGGCAATGGCTCAAAAGGTCAAAGAATTCAAAGATATCATTAAGATCGGCAGAACACATCTTCAAGACGCAACCCCGCTCTCATTGGGACAAGAATTTTCAGCCTATCTTCATCAAATTCGTCAGGGGATCGAGCGCATTAAAGGCGCAATCCCTCCACTCCTTGAGCTTGCTCAAGGCGGAACAGCTGTGGGAACAGGGCTCAATGCCAAAAAGGGCTTTGCTGAGAAGATGGCTCAATTTGTAGCTGATCTCACAGGATATCCATTTAAGACCGCAGAAAATAAATTTGAAGCTTTGGCAAGCCATGATGCGCTTGTTCAGTTATCGGGCTGTTTGAATACGCTTGCGGTCTCTATGATGAAGATTGCAAATGATATTCGTCTTTTAGGCTCAGGGCCAAGATGTGGTATTGGTGAAATTCTTTTGCCTGAAAATGAGCCAGGCTCATCCATTATGCCTGGGAAGGTGAATCCGACGCAATCAGAGGCCTTAACGATGGTTTGTGCTCAAATTATGGGAAATCATGTAACAGTCACTGTAGCGGGCTCAAATGGGCATTTTGAGTTAAATGTCTTTAAGCCTGTGATCATCTTGAATATTCTGCAATCAATCAGATTGTTAGGGGATGCTATTCAATCTTTTACAAAGAATTGTCTTGAGGGGATTGAGCCAAACCGCGATCGTATTGATTATTTGTTACAAAATAGTTTGATGCTTGTAACGGCGTTGAATCCTCACATTGGTTACGACAATGCAGCAAAAGTGGCTAAAAAGGCTCATCATGAAGGAACAAGCTTAAAAGAGGCCGCTCTTTCTCTTGGCCTTGTCTCAGAGGCTGATTTTGAAAAATGGGTCAAGGCTGAAAATATGATTGGACCTAAGGGCTAAATAGTTTTAGCATAGGTATGTAAGAGTACTTGTTTTGTACAAGTCATGGTTGAGGGTAGGAGTTAAATGCGTAAATGTCTCACCAATATTTAAAGAAACCAGCGTTGCTGAAGCGCTCAATTAATTTGAGCGGTCATGCAACAAGTATTTCAATTGAAAATGCTTTCTGGGATGCGCTGCATGATATTTCCAAAGAAAAGAAAATCTCGATGAATGCCTTGATCAATTTTATCGATCGACAAAGAGAGGGCAATCTCTCAAGTGCCATCCGGCTTTACATTCTCCATTTTATGCAAAAGCGTATCCATGAACTTGAAGAAGGCGAGAAATAAGGCCTTGCTCTTTCTGTTTTGATAGCGCACTATGAGTACAAGAAAATAAAAATATTGGAGGTGTAGATGGCTTTTGTTCAGAATCAATGGTCTATGGCTCATGTTGGGTCAAGGACAATCACCCCTCAGGTTCAAAGAGACAATAATGCACTTGGTAGAAGAGGGCGTCTTGATCAGATTTTTGCGGATTTGTCCCCCATTCCTTTGGTGAAAAGACAATGTCAGGCTACCACATTAGACTTGCTCAAGGACCTTGATTGTTTTATCGAAATCAATCATCAGATAAAGACAAAAATTGAGCAGATATTGGGTGTTTGTTTTTTGATAGATCAGCAATTAATCAAGGCGATTGAGCCCGATTTTCCTGCTGCAAGTCGTCTGATTGCTCAGGAACTACTAAAGGCTCATCAAAAGGCTCTCACCGAAGAGACGCCTTATGCTCAATATTGTAGAGGCGTCTTTGAGCTTAACAGTGATCCTTTAGGTTTTTTGTCTTTATCTATTGAAACGATTGAAAAAACGGCTGCTTCTCGGGTGGAGCTTCAGGTTGCGATTACATTTTTACAAGATTGCCTCGATAAACTTCAGGCAGAGATTGAGCACAAGAGATCAAGACACGATTTCTTCGAGGCTGAAATGAGAAATGATGACATAAGCCCAAAATCTTTGTCTATACTCCAAAGTGGAAGAAGTTCTTCTCAGCCTGATTTTTTCACTCATCTACTGGATGCAAAAGGAAGAATTCAGCCTCAGCTTCTTGCCCAAAATGCACAGATGATTCAGCGTTTGCTTGAAAAAAAATGAGACAAAATCTGTCCACAGTCTTTCTCTAGAATCCCTCCATAGGCATCTGGACGATGCAGGCATGCCTTGCTTTCAAAAAAGCGGACATGATGGTCTACAGCACCTGCTTTTAGATCGTAGGCGCCAAAATAGAGATTATCAAGATGAGCATGGCTAATGGCTGATGCACACATGGCGCAAGGCTCGAGCGTCACATAAAGATCATATCCATCAAGTCTAGAGCGATTAAGCTTAGCGCAGGCCTCACGTATCGCAACCATTTCAGCATGGGCTGTTGGGTCATTATTCGTGCGCGTGAGATTATGGGCTGTAGATACAACGATGCCTGTCTTTGAGTCAACGATGATAGCGCCAACGGGCACTTCGTCAACAGTTAATGCAGATTGCGCCTCGGACAAGGCGAGGCGCATCAATGAGTCTAAAGTCGCTTGAGTCATTAAGCTTTTCCTGAATAGGTTGAGAGCATGCTGATCTCATGTGCACCGAGAACGGCAAGAGCTCTTTCCCATTTTGTATCAAGTTCCATGTCAAAAAGCAACTCATTGGTTGGTTCAGCAATAAACCAGCCACCTTCAAGAATTTCTCGATCGAGCTCTCCAGCTGCCCAACCAGCATGACCAAGGGCCAAAAGTGTTTTATTCGGGCCATTACCATTGGCTAAGGCCTTTAGAATGTCGATTGTTGCTGTCATAGAATAGTTAGGATCAACATTGAGCGTTCCATCAAAAGAAATCTCGTTTGAATGCAATACAAAACCTCTGGCTGATTCAAGTGGTCCACCAAAGAAAATAGGTGGATCTGACTTAAGGCTTAAGGATGGAATGTTAAGCTGCTCTAAAAGGCCTGATAGATTCATTGATCCATGCAGGCGATTGATGACAAGGCCCATAGCGCCTTTTTGGTTATGAGCACATATATAGATGACTGATTTATGAAATCGATGATCTTCAATACCTGGTTTTGCAATTAATAATTTGCCTGTTAAAGATCCGTCTGTATGATTAATAAATAAATGTGTCTTATTCACTTCTTCTTTCTTACGATCAAAAAACATTTCTCCCCCCATTTTTCTATTTATAAACTCATTGTATCATAATTATATAAAAATTTATATAAAAATTTATGAAAATAATTTTATTTACGAAAAGGTTAGAAATATTGGGATGTGATGATGGATTTATTTCAACACCTTAGATGCTGGAATGAGTTCAGGATAATATAACGTCGTCACTCAGAGGGCTCCTAAGGAGCCCGTGGAGTCTCTACAGTCTTAGAACAAACATTGCGTTAAGTTGTATATTAATGAGATTCCACGTCGCCTTTCAACGAGGCGACTCTGAATGACGATTGTTTACATTCAAAAATCATATCGTTTAACTCGATCATTTTGCGAAAAAAGATCAAGCAATTAAGTATTATGTGTGAGGGGGATGATTTAATTAAATTGTCATCGCTCCATCTAAACATCGTTGTTAGATGGAGCGGGCGAAGGGGTTCGAACCCTCGACCCCAACCTTGGCAAGGTTGTGCTCTACCACTGAGCTACGCCCGCATTCTGTACCAACCACCATTTTAAAATTCTACTGCTTCACTCGTCGCTTATGTAGGTAAACTACACTGCGCTTCTCGTTCATAGTATAATTTTATCTGGCGCTTGGTAACGTATGTCATGAGAAGGATAATAATAGATTTCTGGAAGATTGCAAGAGGGAAAATGCACTTTTTTGGGTTAAAGGATCATTTTTCTGTGATGAGGTGAAAAAAATCCTGCACTGTATAAGTCCAGGATTTTTCTTTTTGTTTAGAATCAAGCTACTACCAGATTTTCTCATCTTTATTGATGTGATCATTCACTTGTTGACCAGTCAGAACAGCATTGCTGATCTGTTGATACAAATCATGCATCGCTTGTGGTGAGTGCGGCATCATAATCGTATTTGTTTTGCTGTGAGCGCCGATCTCTTTTAAGGTGTCGAAGTATTGCACCATCATAATAAGTGCGAGCACATCTTGAGTATTGGAGTCCTGTACTTCTTTTTGGAAGTGCGTGATTGAATCTCTGAGCCCTTCAATGATCGCTTGTCTTTGGCCTGAGATCCCTTTACCTTGCAAGATTTTGCTTTCAGCATCAGCTTCAGCTTGTTTAATCTTGAGGATCTTTTCAGCTTCACCACGCTCATTGGCTGCAACGCGGAGTCTTTGAGCTTCGTTGATCTCATTCATCGCAGCTTTTACTTTGGTGTCAGGACTAATATCAGTGACCAGTGATTTGATAATATCATAACCGAATTCATTCATAACACCTTTAAGCTCGCTACAAACGGTATCGGCAATCTCATCTTTTTTAGAAAAGACGTCATCAAGCTTGATTGAAGGAACGCGTGCACGCACAACGTCAAAAACAAAGGCCTGGATCTGCGCTTCAGCATTATCAAGCGTGTAGAAAGCCTCGTATACTTTATCTGGCAGAATGCGATATTGCACCGATGCAACGATCGTGACAAACACGTCATCGATTGTTTTTGTTTCAACTTCGACATCAAGCTGCATGAGCCTGAGGCTTACCATACCTGAGATGCTTTCAATAAAAGGAATTTTGAAATTAAGACCAGGATGTGCAATGCGAATGAATTTTCCAAACCTTTCAATCAAACCAGCAGATTGCTGATTGACCGTAAAAAAACTGATGAAGAGCAAAAAGAGTCCGATGACGATAAATATTGTTTCCCAAATTGGGAATGATATTTGCAATTGTTCCATGATATATTCCTTATAAAAATGATTAAATAGCTTTTAAAAGCGACTTCCTATTTTTAAAGGATTCATGGCATTTCGTCAATATTATTGTTCGTCTTCTTGCTCAAAGCTAGTGCCTGAACCCTTTTCAGATAGCAGGGATAAGAGAATACCATGAGGCTCTAACTCAGGGATCAGAGCTGCCTTTGCGGTTTTGTTTTGAAGAGCCTTTGAGATGACTTTGAGCTTGTATAATAAAGGTTCGTTCACTTTGTGACTGACAATCATTTGCTCAAGTTCAAAAAATGAGAGCTTTGATAGAAAATGATCTTGTGCATTATAAAGAGAATCAAGGTCAGCCAGCAG is a window of Alphaproteobacteria bacterium DNA encoding:
- the fumC gene encoding class II fumarate hydratase, whose protein sequence is MSVASLDVLHRLESDSFGEIEVPIDRYWGAQTQRSFENFKIGTEKMPRPVIEAFGIQKKASALANMKLGELDKEKGDAIVKAAEEVISGRLDQHFPLVVWQTGSGTQSNMNANEVISNRAIELLGGKIGSKKPVHPNDDVNMGQSSNDSFPTVMHIATVIEIHKRLLPALDNMEEAMAQKVKEFKDIIKIGRTHLQDATPLSLGQEFSAYLHQIRQGIERIKGAIPPLLELAQGGTAVGTGLNAKKGFAEKMAQFVADLTGYPFKTAENKFEALASHDALVQLSGCLNTLAVSMMKIANDIRLLGSGPRCGIGEILLPENEPGSSIMPGKVNPTQSEALTMVCAQIMGNHVTVTVAGSNGHFELNVFKPVIILNILQSIRLLGDAIQSFTKNCLEGIEPNRDRIDYLLQNSLMLVTALNPHIGYDNAAKVAKKAHHEGTSLKEAALSLGLVSEADFEKWVKAENMIGPKG
- a CDS encoding nucleoside deaminase, yielding MRLALSEAQSALTVDEVPVGAIIVDSKTGIVVSTAHNLTRTNNDPTAHAEMVAIREACAKLNRSRLDGYDLYVTLEPCAMCASAISHAHLDNLYFGAYDLKAGAVDHHVRFFESKACLHRPDAYGGILEKDCGQILSHFFSSKR
- a CDS encoding ribbon-helix-helix domain-containing protein produces the protein MSHQYLKKPALLKRSINLSGHATSISIENAFWDALHDISKEKKISMNALINFIDRQREGNLSSAIRLYILHFMQKRIHELEEGEK
- a CDS encoding SPFH domain-containing protein, which translates into the protein MEQLQISFPIWETIFIVIGLFLLFISFFTVNQQSAGLIERFGKFIRIAHPGLNFKIPFIESISGMVSLRLMQLDVEVETKTIDDVFVTIVASVQYRILPDKVYEAFYTLDNAEAQIQAFVFDVVRARVPSIKLDDVFSKKDEIADTVCSELKGVMNEFGYDIIKSLVTDISPDTKVKAAMNEINEAQRLRVAANERGEAEKILKIKQAEADAESKILQGKGISGQRQAIIEGLRDSITHFQKEVQDSNTQDVLALIMMVQYFDTLKEIGAHSKTNTIMMPHSPQAMHDLYQQISNAVLTGQQVNDHINKDEKIW
- a CDS encoding YqgE/AlgH family protein, whose product is MFFDRKKEEVNKTHLFINHTDGSLTGKLLIAKPGIEDHRFHKSVIYICAHNQKGAMGLVINRLHGSMNLSGLLEQLNIPSLSLKSDPPIFFGGPLESARGFVLHSNEISFDGTLNVDPNYSMTATIDILKALANGNGPNKTLLALGHAGWAAGELDREILEGGWFIAEPTNELLFDMELDTKWERALAVLGAHEISMLSTYSGKA